A section of the Mastomys coucha isolate ucsf_1 unplaced genomic scaffold, UCSF_Mcou_1 pScaffold15, whole genome shotgun sequence genome encodes:
- the B3galt1 gene encoding beta-1,3-galactosyltransferase 1: MASKVSCLYVLTVVCWASALWYLSVTRPTSSYTGSKPFSHLTVARKNFTFGNIRTRPINPHSFEFLINEPNKCEKNIPFLVILISTTHKEFDARQAIRETWGDENNFKGIKIATLFLLGKNADPVLNQMVEQESQIFHDIIVEDFIDSYHNLTLKTLMGMRWVATFCSKAKYVMKTDSDIFVNMDNLIYKLLKPSTKPRRRYFTGYVINGGPIRDVRSKWYMPRDLYPDSNYPPFCSGTGYIFSADVAELIYKTSLHTRLLHLEDVYVGLCLRKLGIHPFQNSGFNHWKMAYSLCRYRRVITVHQISPEEMHRIWNDMSSKKHLRC; encoded by the coding sequence ATGGCTTCAAAGGTCTCCTGCCTCTATGTATTGACCGTTGTGTGCTGGGCCAGCGCTCTCTGGTACTTGAGCGTAACAAGACCTACTTCATCCTACACTGGCTCCAAACCATTCAGTCACCTAACAGTTGCTAGGAAAAACTTCACCTTTGGCAACATAAGAACTCGACCTATAAACCCACATTCTTTTGAATTTCTTATAAATGAGCCCAACAAATGTGAGAAAAACATTCCTTTCCTTGTGATCCTCATTAGCACCACACACAAGGAATTTGATGCCCGCCAGGCAATCCGCGAGACATGGGGGGATGAGAACAACTTCAAAGGGATCAAGATAGCCACGCTTTTCCTCCTGGGCAAAAATGCTGATCCTGTTCTGAACCAGATGGTGGAGCAAGAGAGCCAGATCTTCCATGACATCATCGTGGAAGACTTCATTGACTCCTACCACAATCTCACCCTCAAAACCTTAATGGGGATGAGATGGGTTGCCACTTTCTGTTCAAAAGCCAAGTACGTCATGAAAACCGACAGTGACATTTTTGTGAACATGGACAACCTTATTTATAAACTCCTGAAACCCTCTACCAAGCCAAGAAGAAGGTATTTCACTGGTTATGTCATCAATGGCGGGCCAATCAGGGATGTCCGCAGTAAGTGGTATATGCCTAGGGATTTGTACCCTGACAGCAACTACCCACCATTCTGTTCAGGGACTGGCTATATCTTTTCCGCTGATGTGGCTGAACTCATTTACAAGACCTCACTCCATACCCGGCTGCTTCATCTTGAAGATGTGTATGTGGGACTGTGTCTTCGAAAGCTTGGCATACATCCTTTCCAGAATAGTGGCTTCAATCACTGGAAAATGGCCTACAGTTTGTGTAGGTACCGCCGCGTCATTACTGTCCACCAGATCTCTCCTGAAGAAATGCACAGAATCTGGAATGACATGTCAAGCAAGAAGCATCTCAGATGTTAG